A portion of the Lolium rigidum isolate FL_2022 chromosome 1, APGP_CSIRO_Lrig_0.1, whole genome shotgun sequence genome contains these proteins:
- the LOC124684680 gene encoding peroxidase 3-like gives MAVVAMMIVVAAVVGRASAAEEDSGKLRQGFYEQSCPRAEQIVRHYMEQHVPHAPSVAATLLRTHFHDCFVRGCDGSVLLNGTNGNEAEKDSPPNASLRGFAFLDRVKAVVEQECPGVVSCADVLALAARDAIGVIGGPFWRVPTGRRDGRVSLKQEALDQIPGPTMNFTDLLASFQSKGLELPDLVWLSGAHTIGIAHCDSFSERLYNFTGRGGPSDADPSLNPVYAANLRRTKCATPTDNTTIVEMDPGSFLTFDLGYYHGLLKSRGLFQSDHALLMDAAARADVESVASGPPEVFFQLFARSMMRLGMVDVKTGGEGEIRRHCAVVNG, from the exons ATGGCGGTGGTGGCGATGATGatcgtggtggcggcggtggttggcagggcttccgcggcggaggaggacagCGGGAAGCTGCGGCAGGGGTTCTACGAGCAGAGCTGCCCGCGGGCGGAGCAGATTGTCCGGCACTACATGGAGCAGCACGTCCCCCACGCGCCCTCCGTCGCCGCCACCCTGCTCCGCACCcacttccacgactgcttcgtcaGG GGCTGCGACGGGTCGGTGCTGCTGAACGGGACGAACGGGAACGAGGcggagaaggactcgccgccgaaCGCGTCGCTGCGCGGGTTCGCGTTCCTGGACCGCGTCAAGGCGGTCGTCGAGCAGGAGTGCCCCGGCGTCGTCTCCTGCGCCGACGTGCTCGCGCTCGCCGCCCGCGACGCCATCGGAGTCATC GGCGGTCCGTTCTGGCGCGTGCCGACGGGGCGGCGCGACGGCAGGGTGTCGCTGAAGCAGGAGGCGCTGGACCAGATCCCAGGGCCAACCATGAACTTCACCGACCTCCTCGCCTCCTTCCAGAGCAAAGGCCTCGAGCTCCCCGACCTCGTCTGGCTGTCAG GGGCTCACACCATAGGCATCGCGCACTGCGACTCCTTCAGTGAGCGCCTATACAACTTCACCGGCCGCGGCGGGCCAAGCGACGCCGACCCGTCGCTGAACCCGGTGTACGCGGCGAACCTCCGGCGGACCAAGTGTGCCACGCCGACGGATAACACCACCATCGTGGAGATGGACCCTGGGAGCTTCCTCACCTTCGACCTCGGCTACTACCATGGCCTGCTCAAGAGCCGGGGCCTGTTCCAGTCGGACCACGCCTTGCTAATGGACGCGGCGGCGCGGGCCGACGTCGAGAGCGTCGCGAGCGGCCCGCCGGAGGTGTTCTTCCAACTGTTCGCGCGGTCCATGATGAGGTTGGGCATGGTGGACGTCAAGACCGGCGGCGAGGGCGAGATCAGGCGGCACTGCGCCGTCGTCAACGGCTAG